The following proteins are encoded in a genomic region of Opitutus sp.:
- the cysC gene encoding adenylyl-sulfate kinase — MAASTPDNLYPIFDRVLGRADKEAKLKQRGRVIWLYGLSGSGKSTLAIALERRLHAEGFTTHLLDGDNVRSGLNRDLGFTDADRAENIRRIAEVAKLFVQAGVVVIAAFITPQRAHRQLARTIIGADDFSEVYVAASFDTCAARDPKGLYAKAKAGNVQQFTGRDSSFEAPLAEDLEAQIIDTEAGTAADSLNQLHTAILPRITFQ; from the coding sequence ATGGCTGCCTCCACGCCCGACAACCTCTATCCCATTTTCGACCGCGTCCTCGGACGGGCGGACAAAGAGGCCAAGTTGAAACAACGCGGCCGGGTGATCTGGTTGTATGGTTTGTCCGGGTCGGGCAAGAGCACCCTCGCGATCGCCTTGGAGCGCCGCCTCCACGCCGAGGGTTTCACCACCCACTTGCTTGATGGCGACAACGTCCGCAGCGGGCTCAACCGTGATCTCGGGTTCACCGACGCGGATCGGGCTGAAAACATCCGTCGCATCGCGGAAGTGGCGAAACTCTTTGTACAGGCCGGCGTGGTGGTGATCGCGGCGTTTATCACCCCGCAACGCGCCCACCGCCAGTTGGCGCGCACGATCATCGGGGCGGACGATTTCTCCGAGGTGTATGTGGCGGCCTCGTTCGACACCTGCGCGGCGCGCGACCCCAAAGGTCTTTACGCCAAGGCGAAGGCGGGCAACGTGCAGCAATTCACCGGACGCGACTCGAGCTTCGAGGCGCCGCTCGCAGAAGACCTCGAGGCCCAGATCATCGACACCGAGGCGGGCACCGCCGCCGACTCGCTCAACCAGTTGCACACCGCCATCTTGCCCCGCATCACTTTCCAATAA
- a CDS encoding ABC transporter permease subunit, with protein sequence MSTATRSVPFSFGRLGIVAGNTFLEAVRQKLFNFLLLLAVALVASAQLFREFNFGSSELKFIADFGFGAMVFFGSTLTIAATAQLFFSEIENRTALTLLAKPIWRTEFIFGKLLGVFAVVGVFCALTTGLLLALIYNRETALMDANPEAFEAGRLIHYGDLLMMGVLQWLKFGVLAAITLLVASFSNTNLYTVVMGFFMLVICHLQYLARDAYSHVTALPLRLLVQGLGYVFPNFQVFNLADQIGIGQAIDPLVFVRVGGYALTYIVVFGALAVYSFSQREI encoded by the coding sequence ATGAGCACCGCGACGCGCAGCGTGCCGTTTTCCTTCGGCCGCCTCGGTATCGTGGCCGGCAACACCTTCCTGGAGGCCGTGCGCCAGAAGCTATTTAACTTCCTGCTCCTGCTAGCGGTCGCGCTGGTTGCGAGCGCCCAGCTATTTCGCGAGTTCAACTTCGGCTCCTCGGAGCTGAAGTTCATCGCCGACTTTGGCTTCGGCGCGATGGTATTTTTTGGCTCCACCCTGACGATCGCCGCCACCGCCCAGCTGTTTTTCAGCGAGATCGAAAACCGCACCGCGTTGACCCTTTTGGCCAAGCCGATCTGGCGCACGGAATTCATCTTCGGGAAACTTCTGGGCGTGTTCGCGGTGGTCGGCGTGTTTTGCGCGCTCACGACGGGCCTGTTGCTGGCGCTGATCTACAACCGCGAGACCGCGCTCATGGACGCCAATCCGGAGGCGTTTGAGGCGGGCCGGCTGATTCATTACGGCGACCTGCTGATGATGGGCGTGCTGCAATGGCTAAAATTCGGCGTACTCGCGGCGATCACGCTGCTGGTGGCGAGTTTCTCCAACACCAACCTCTACACCGTGGTCATGGGTTTTTTTATGCTGGTGATCTGCCACCTGCAGTACCTGGCGCGCGACGCCTACAGCCACGTGACCGCCCTGCCCCTGCGCCTACTGGTGCAGGGACTCGGCTACGTGTTCCCGAATTTCCAGGTCTTTAATTTGGCCGACCAAATCGGTATCGGCCAAGCGATCGATCCCCTCGTGTTTGTGCGGGTGGGCGGCTATGCACTCACCTACATCGTAGTGTTTGGTGCCCTGGCGGTTTACAGTTTCAGCCAACGTGAAATTTAA
- a CDS encoding acylphosphatase, with protein MADVHHETVYFSGHVQGVGFRYTTLSVAKEFELTGRVSNLADGRVLLEVEGAPKEINAFLIVLEERMHGYIRKVERSSSQGPAQYQDFCIQ; from the coding sequence ATGGCTGACGTACATCACGAGACCGTTTACTTCTCAGGGCATGTCCAGGGCGTGGGCTTTCGCTACACCACCCTGTCCGTCGCCAAGGAATTCGAGCTGACGGGGCGCGTCAGCAATCTGGCCGATGGCCGCGTGCTGCTCGAAGTCGAGGGCGCCCCCAAGGAGATCAACGCCTTCCTCATCGTTCTAGAAGAGCGCATGCACGGCTACATCCGTAAGGTGGAGCGCAGCTCCTCTCAGGGCCCGGCCCAATACCAAGATTTTTGCATTCAATGA
- a CDS encoding GxxExxY protein translates to MELDENALSRIIVESAIEVHRELGGPGLLESVYEEALVFELMLRGLSVERQQPVPIFYKGHVLATPLRLDLCVNKRVIVDPKAVTEWNPIFESQMLTYLRLTQLKLGLVINFGERLVKDGLHRVVNRL, encoded by the coding sequence ATGGAATTAGACGAAAACGCCCTCAGTCGCATCATCGTGGAATCCGCGATTGAGGTGCACCGTGAGCTGGGAGGGCCAGGGTTGTTGGAGAGCGTATATGAGGAAGCCCTCGTATTTGAACTCATGCTCCGTGGTCTGTCCGTTGAACGTCAGCAGCCGGTCCCTATTTTTTACAAGGGCCACGTCCTCGCAACGCCTCTGCGGCTCGATCTCTGCGTGAACAAGCGCGTGATCGTCGATCCGAAGGCGGTCACCGAATGGAATCCGATCTTTGAATCCCAGATGCTGACTTATCTTCGACTCACTCAGCTGAAGTTAGGACTCGTCATCAATTTCGGCGAACGTCTGGTGAAAGACGGTCTCCATCGCGTGGTTAATCGGCTATAA
- a CDS encoding DEAD/DEAH box helicase: MSRFNLRPYQTACVEAVLSKFRQHGKLLAVLPTAAGKTVIFSHTAEKFAPGRTLILAHREELLSQAADKLTRATGIVAETECGTRQASLNAQVVVASVQTLMGEKRLSRWPRDHFNLVVVDEAHHALAESYQRVLRHFDGHAKVLGVTATPDRGDKKNLGTYFEDIAFEVGLHELIEQGYLTRISVLTLPVEINLTEVRTLAGDYNDADLGIAIEPLLRGIVTALRESIGTRKTLVFLPLIRTSQLFVELCQEAGFTAAHIDGQGEDRAELLARFAAGDFQILSNSMLLTEGFDEPSIECVICLRPTKVRALYAQIIGRGTRLHPGKENLLVLDFLWMTGRHSIVRPAHLVASTPEIADAMIAQSVEAAVGKELDLLKAEIDAKSQREASLATELAANAKRAARQIDPVEFALSLHELDLAEYAPTMAWHHQPPSFKQLSLLERNGLDPAAIRDKGHAAAIIDRILARRNLGLATPKQVACLRRNGHPRPDLVTFADAGVWMTDRFKNQPTRRAA, translated from the coding sequence ATGAGCCGTTTTAACCTCCGCCCCTACCAAACGGCCTGCGTCGAGGCCGTACTCAGCAAGTTCCGCCAGCACGGTAAACTGCTGGCCGTCCTCCCCACCGCCGCCGGTAAAACCGTGATCTTTTCCCACACGGCAGAAAAGTTCGCGCCCGGCCGCACCCTGATCCTCGCCCACCGCGAGGAATTACTCAGCCAAGCGGCGGACAAGCTCACCCGCGCCACTGGCATCGTCGCCGAAACCGAATGCGGCACCCGCCAAGCCAGCCTCAACGCCCAGGTGGTGGTCGCCTCGGTGCAAACCCTGATGGGCGAAAAGCGTCTCAGCCGTTGGCCCCGCGACCATTTTAATTTGGTCGTGGTCGACGAGGCGCACCATGCCCTCGCCGAGAGTTACCAGCGGGTACTCCGGCACTTTGACGGTCACGCCAAAGTGCTGGGCGTGACCGCCACGCCCGACCGCGGTGACAAGAAAAACCTCGGCACCTACTTCGAGGACATCGCCTTCGAGGTCGGTCTGCACGAGCTGATAGAACAAGGATACCTCACGCGTATTTCGGTGCTCACGCTGCCGGTGGAGATCAACCTGACCGAAGTGCGCACCTTGGCCGGTGACTACAACGACGCCGACCTGGGTATCGCCATCGAGCCGCTATTACGCGGCATCGTCACCGCCCTGCGCGAGTCGATCGGCACCCGAAAAACCCTCGTCTTCCTGCCACTGATCCGCACTTCCCAGTTGTTCGTCGAACTTTGCCAAGAGGCCGGTTTCACCGCCGCCCACATCGACGGTCAAGGCGAGGATAGAGCCGAGCTGCTGGCCCGTTTTGCCGCCGGTGATTTCCAGATACTGAGCAATTCGATGCTACTCACCGAGGGTTTTGACGAGCCCTCAATCGAGTGTGTGATTTGCCTCCGCCCGACCAAGGTCCGCGCCCTCTACGCGCAGATCATTGGTCGCGGCACGCGGCTTCACCCAGGCAAGGAAAACCTGCTGGTGTTGGACTTCCTCTGGATGACCGGCCGCCACTCCATTGTGCGGCCTGCTCATCTGGTGGCATCCACGCCAGAGATCGCCGATGCCATGATTGCCCAGTCCGTCGAAGCGGCTGTCGGTAAGGAGCTCGACTTACTAAAGGCGGAAATCGACGCCAAGTCCCAGCGCGAAGCCTCGCTTGCCACCGAGCTGGCTGCCAACGCCAAGCGGGCGGCGCGCCAGATCGATCCGGTCGAATTCGCGCTCTCTCTGCACGAACTCGACTTGGCCGAGTACGCCCCGACCATGGCGTGGCACCACCAGCCGCCCTCGTTCAAGCAGCTCAGCCTACTCGAACGCAACGGCCTCGATCCGGCCGCCATCCGGGATAAAGGTCACGCGGCGGCGATTATCGACCGCATCCTCGCCCGGCGTAACCTTGGTTTGGCTACGCCCAAGCAAGTCGCCTGCCTGCGCCGCAACGGTCATCCCCGCCCTGATCTTGTCACGTTCGCCGACGCCGGTGTGTGGATGACGGATCGGTTCAAAAACCAGCCAACCCGGAGGGCTGCATAA
- a CDS encoding DUF669 domain-containing protein encodes MKYTASADAPKSYHVPAGDYTVAIVEATETVSRATGADMIKLTLLAETPDGASAKVFDYLVASASSAWKIDAFRRALGHEIDPEELVELTAEELIGLTLRVRLKVENYNGKANNKVEFWLAPLLPTVPAASANAAKKEGAANEPF; translated from the coding sequence ATGAAATACACTGCTTCCGCCGACGCCCCCAAATCCTACCACGTACCCGCCGGTGACTATACGGTCGCCATCGTCGAGGCCACCGAAACCGTTTCGCGCGCCACCGGCGCGGATATGATCAAGCTCACACTCCTAGCTGAAACGCCCGACGGAGCCAGCGCGAAGGTTTTCGATTACCTGGTCGCATCCGCCTCCTCCGCCTGGAAAATCGACGCCTTCCGCCGGGCGCTAGGCCATGAAATTGATCCTGAAGAATTAGTTGAACTCACAGCCGAAGAGCTGATCGGCCTCACCCTGCGCGTCCGCCTCAAAGTCGAGAACTACAACGGCAAGGCTAACAATAAAGTGGAATTCTGGCTCGCCCCGCTTCTGCCCACCGTTCCGGCCGCCTCCGCCAACGCCGCCAAAAAGGAAGGAGCCGCCAATGAGCCGTTTTAA
- a CDS encoding GTP-binding protein has translation MNAPAHTHTDQHYLAMDLLRFTTAGSVDDGKSTLIGRLLYDSKAIFEDQLEAIERATEQRGEDHLNLSLLTDGLRAEREQGITIDVAYRYFATPRRKFIVADTPGHIQYTRNMVTGASTANLAIILIDARKGVIEQTCRHSFIASLLRIPHVVVCVNKMDLVDYSEARFNEIVTAYTQFASRLEIPDIQFIPISALHGDNVVDRSPKMPWYQGSALLYTLETVYIGSDVNHIDARFPVQTVIRPNTDEHHDFRGFAGRVAGGVFKPGDAIVSQPSGLTSRIKTIHGPSGELTEAFAPMSVVMTLEDEIDVSRGDTITKANNPPEVTQDIEAMICWFSDKKLVPNGKYIIRHTTREAKSVIKAVRYKVNISTLHKVEGDLDIGMNDIGRILLRTASPLIADSYQRNRATGSFILVDEFTNATVAAGMIL, from the coding sequence ATGAACGCTCCTGCCCACACGCACACCGACCAGCATTACCTAGCCATGGACCTGCTCCGCTTCACCACGGCGGGCAGCGTTGACGACGGTAAATCCACCCTCATCGGCCGCCTGCTTTACGACTCCAAGGCGATTTTCGAGGACCAGCTGGAAGCCATCGAGCGCGCCACCGAACAGCGCGGCGAGGACCACCTCAACCTCTCGCTGCTCACCGACGGCCTGCGCGCCGAGCGCGAGCAGGGCATCACCATCGACGTGGCCTACCGCTATTTTGCCACCCCGCGCCGCAAGTTCATCGTCGCCGACACACCCGGCCACATCCAGTACACGCGCAACATGGTGACGGGCGCCTCCACCGCCAACCTCGCCATCATCTTGATCGACGCGCGCAAAGGCGTCATCGAGCAAACCTGCCGCCACTCCTTCATCGCCTCGCTGCTGCGCATCCCGCACGTGGTGGTCTGCGTCAACAAGATGGACCTCGTCGACTACTCCGAGGCCCGGTTCAACGAGATCGTCACCGCCTACACCCAGTTCGCATCCCGCCTGGAAATCCCCGACATCCAGTTCATTCCGATCTCGGCTCTGCACGGCGACAACGTCGTCGATCGCTCGCCCAAGATGCCATGGTATCAGGGCAGCGCGCTGCTTTACACCCTGGAAACCGTCTACATCGGCAGCGATGTTAACCACATCGACGCGCGCTTCCCGGTCCAAACCGTGATCCGTCCCAACACCGATGAGCACCACGATTTCCGTGGTTTCGCCGGCCGCGTGGCGGGCGGGGTGTTCAAGCCCGGCGACGCGATCGTCTCGCAACCCTCCGGCCTGACCTCGCGCATCAAAACCATCCACGGCCCGTCTGGCGAACTCACCGAGGCCTTCGCGCCGATGTCGGTGGTGATGACGCTCGAAGACGAGATCGACGTCTCCCGTGGCGACACCATCACCAAGGCCAACAATCCCCCGGAGGTCACCCAAGACATCGAGGCGATGATCTGCTGGTTCTCGGACAAGAAACTGGTGCCCAACGGCAAATACATCATTCGCCACACCACCCGCGAGGCCAAGTCGGTCATCAAAGCCGTGCGCTACAAGGTGAACATCAGCACGCTGCACAAGGTCGAAGGTGACCTGGACATTGGCATGAACGACATCGGCCGCATCCTGTTGCGCACCGCCTCGCCGCTCATTGCTGATTCTTATCAACGCAACCGCGCCACGGGGAGTTTCATCCTGGTTGATGAATTCACCAACGCGACGGTCGCCGCCGGCATGATCCTCTGA
- a CDS encoding ABC transporter ATP-binding protein codes for MTAAPVPPALPQAAITITGLTKDFSLNLRGVKLRAVDNLKLSVPEGQVFGLLGPNGSGKSTTIKIILGLLEPTVGECQVFGVPSGRVDSRLNVGYLPEAPYFYRYLSGTELVRFYGRICGVPKARLADRVREVIDWVGLSAAAHRRVGTYSKGMLQRIGLAQALVHDPRLIILDEPTAGVDPVGSAEISELILKLKTQGKTVLITSHLLAQIEDICDRVAILDRGKLILEGAVTELVGRQDQQALIVDALPPAELAELRGWLAARGHTLSAVEQPRTRLDQLFLSKVARGPKNGGQA; via the coding sequence ATGACCGCCGCCCCCGTGCCCCCTGCCCTGCCCCAGGCCGCGATCACGATCACCGGCCTGACGAAGGACTTTTCGCTTAATCTGCGCGGCGTAAAATTGCGCGCGGTGGACAACCTCAAGCTCTCCGTGCCCGAGGGCCAGGTTTTCGGCCTGCTCGGCCCCAACGGCTCCGGCAAAAGCACCACCATCAAAATCATCCTCGGTCTGCTCGAACCCACGGTGGGCGAATGCCAGGTGTTTGGCGTGCCCAGCGGCCGGGTCGATTCGCGCCTCAACGTCGGCTACCTGCCCGAGGCACCCTATTTCTATCGCTACTTAAGCGGCACCGAGCTGGTGCGTTTTTACGGGCGGATTTGTGGCGTACCGAAGGCCCGACTCGCGGACCGGGTGCGCGAGGTCATCGACTGGGTTGGACTGAGCGCCGCCGCCCACCGCCGCGTCGGAACCTACTCGAAGGGCATGTTGCAACGCATCGGCCTGGCCCAAGCACTCGTGCATGACCCGCGCCTGATTATCCTCGATGAGCCCACCGCCGGCGTCGACCCAGTCGGCTCGGCGGAGATTTCCGAGCTCATTTTAAAACTTAAAACCCAGGGCAAAACCGTGCTGATCACCTCGCATCTGTTGGCGCAGATCGAGGACATCTGCGACCGCGTCGCCATCCTTGACCGCGGAAAACTAATCCTCGAAGGGGCGGTCACCGAGCTGGTCGGCCGTCAGGACCAACAGGCGCTGATCGTCGACGCGCTGCCGCCGGCGGAGTTGGCGGAGTTGCGCGGTTGGCTGGCGGCGCGCGGACATACGCTCAGCGCCGTGGAGCAACCGCGCACCCGCCTCGACCAGCTTTTCCTGAGCAAGGTCGCCCGCGGCCCCAAGAACGGAGGCCAGGCATGA
- a CDS encoding ribonuclease H-like domain-containing protein, with product MSTYIFDIETGPRSRAELAECVPHFEAPANWKDPEKIRAYVAEKEAEWFQSGALSALTGRVLAIGYTNEATGEIGFFASNNEAADIGAFWQLIAPTGYLQAELIGFNSNRFDLPFLIRRSWHLRVPVPTELVSGRFLPSHCRDLLDCWRCGNREDSVSLDRLAQFLGVGRKTGHGADFAAQWATDPAGALDYLANDLRLTRRCAVALGLLAQSSASQPSL from the coding sequence ATGAGCACCTATATTTTCGACATCGAAACCGGCCCGCGTTCCCGCGCCGAACTCGCCGAGTGCGTGCCGCACTTTGAGGCCCCGGCCAACTGGAAGGACCCCGAAAAGATCCGCGCCTACGTCGCCGAAAAGGAGGCCGAGTGGTTCCAGTCCGGGGCCCTCTCCGCGCTCACCGGTCGGGTGCTCGCGATCGGCTACACCAACGAGGCGACCGGAGAAATCGGCTTCTTTGCCTCCAATAATGAGGCCGCTGATATCGGTGCCTTTTGGCAACTGATCGCCCCCACCGGTTACCTGCAGGCCGAGCTGATCGGGTTTAACAGCAACCGCTTCGACCTGCCGTTTTTGATCCGCCGCTCCTGGCATCTCCGCGTGCCGGTGCCGACCGAACTCGTTTCCGGCCGGTTTCTGCCCTCCCATTGCCGCGACCTGCTCGACTGCTGGCGATGCGGCAACCGCGAGGACTCCGTCTCGCTCGACCGCCTAGCTCAGTTCCTCGGCGTCGGCCGCAAGACAGGTCACGGCGCGGACTTCGCCGCCCAGTGGGCGACCGACCCCGCCGGTGCCCTCGACTACCTCGCCAACGACCTCCGCCTCACCCGCCGCTGCGCCGTCGCGCTCGGCCTCCTCGCTCAATCCTCCGCCTCCCAACCCTCCCTTTAA
- the cysD gene encoding sulfate adenylyltransferase subunit CysD gives MSSYNLTHLAQLEHEAIFIMREVAAQFERPALLFSGGKDSIVMVRLAQKAFAPAKIPFPLVHVDTGHNFEETIAFRDWLAKDTGSRLVVRYVADSIKAGRCQEEKGPNPSRNGLQTVTLLDTIEEFRYDACLGGARRDEEKARAKERFFSHRDEFGQWDPKNQRPELWNLFNGRKNQGEHFRVFPLSNWTEMDVWQYIAREKLDIPSIYFTHQREVVNRNGVLLAKSPYITLIGDEKYETRTVRYRTVGDSTCTGAVESDAADLAAVIQEVATARQTERGTRADDKRSETAMEDRKKAGYF, from the coding sequence ATGAGTTCCTACAACCTTACGCATCTCGCCCAGCTCGAACACGAGGCCATCTTCATCATGCGCGAAGTCGCCGCGCAGTTTGAGCGCCCCGCCCTGTTATTCTCTGGCGGCAAGGATTCCATCGTCATGGTGCGCCTCGCCCAGAAGGCGTTTGCCCCGGCCAAGATCCCCTTCCCGCTCGTGCACGTGGACACCGGCCACAACTTCGAGGAGACGATCGCATTCCGTGATTGGTTGGCCAAGGACACCGGCAGCCGTCTGGTGGTGCGCTACGTCGCCGACTCCATCAAGGCTGGTCGCTGCCAGGAAGAAAAAGGCCCGAACCCCTCGCGCAACGGCCTGCAAACCGTGACCCTGCTCGATACGATCGAGGAGTTCCGCTACGACGCCTGCCTCGGTGGCGCACGCCGCGACGAGGAAAAAGCCCGCGCCAAGGAGCGGTTTTTCTCCCACCGCGACGAGTTCGGCCAGTGGGACCCTAAAAACCAGCGCCCCGAGCTTTGGAACCTGTTTAACGGCCGCAAAAACCAGGGTGAGCACTTCCGCGTGTTCCCGCTCTCCAATTGGACCGAGATGGACGTGTGGCAGTACATCGCCCGCGAGAAACTCGACATCCCCTCGATCTATTTCACGCACCAGCGCGAAGTGGTGAATCGCAACGGCGTGCTGCTGGCGAAGTCGCCCTACATTACGCTCATCGGTGACGAAAAGTACGAAACCCGCACGGTGCGCTACCGCACGGTGGGCGACAGCACCTGCACCGGTGCGGTTGAGTCGGATGCGGCCGATCTCGCCGCGGTCATTCAAGAAGTCGCCACCGCCCGCCAGACCGAGCGTGGCACCCGCGCCGACGACAAGCGCTCCGAAACCGCAATGGAAGACCGCAAAAAGGCGGGCTATTTCTGA
- a CDS encoding ATP-binding protein — MSVSAVNKPAAPVTITRGLIPSATRLALYGPEGVGKTSLTAGFPAPVFLDTEGGSAHLDVARFPRPRAWAELLAATNHLVAADHGFQTLVIDSIDWAEKLLIEEVCRKANKESLEDFGYGKGNVYLAEEFARFLALLEKLRDRGIHVVLVGHSMIRKFEAPDAVGAYDRFELKLSKQVAALVKEWVDALLFVNFVTKVTEKDGKQRAVGGRERVIHTTHTAAWDAKNRYGLEDKVPCVVASLAPLFTRAATPATPAPASPKVRSSSPAATTPASPLLLITREQAEKIDLYWVTLNKTHEDRAKAFAWIGCDSIDLHWNELTADQAERLIGKLQDQMNKIAEASTSTAAKAASRQNGGAR; from the coding sequence ATGTCTGTTTCCGCCGTCAATAAACCAGCCGCCCCCGTGACCATAACGCGCGGCCTGATCCCGAGCGCCACCCGCCTCGCCCTTTACGGGCCGGAGGGCGTCGGCAAGACCTCCCTCACCGCCGGTTTCCCCGCACCGGTGTTCCTTGATACCGAGGGAGGCTCCGCCCACCTCGACGTCGCCCGTTTCCCCCGGCCCCGCGCCTGGGCCGAGCTGCTCGCCGCCACCAACCACCTGGTCGCCGCCGACCATGGGTTTCAAACCCTAGTGATCGACTCCATCGACTGGGCCGAAAAGCTCCTCATCGAGGAAGTCTGCCGCAAGGCCAACAAGGAGAGCCTGGAAGACTTCGGCTACGGCAAAGGTAACGTCTACCTTGCCGAGGAGTTCGCCCGCTTTTTGGCCCTGCTCGAAAAGCTCCGCGACCGCGGTATTCACGTGGTCCTCGTTGGACACTCGATGATCCGCAAGTTCGAGGCTCCCGACGCGGTCGGTGCCTACGACCGCTTTGAGCTGAAACTGAGCAAACAGGTCGCCGCCTTGGTGAAGGAGTGGGTCGATGCCCTGTTATTTGTGAACTTCGTCACCAAGGTCACAGAAAAGGACGGTAAACAGCGTGCCGTCGGTGGCCGTGAACGGGTCATCCACACCACTCACACAGCAGCCTGGGATGCTAAAAACCGTTACGGTCTCGAAGACAAAGTCCCCTGCGTCGTCGCGAGCCTCGCCCCGCTCTTCACCCGCGCAGCAACCCCCGCCACACCAGCACCGGCGTCGCCCAAGGTCCGTTCCTCATCGCCTGCTGCAACCACGCCAGCCTCACCGTTGCTCCTAATCACCCGCGAGCAGGCCGAAAAAATCGACCTCTACTGGGTCACCCTCAACAAAACGCACGAGGACCGCGCAAAGGCTTTCGCTTGGATCGGCTGCGATAGCATCGACCTGCACTGGAACGAACTCACCGCCGACCAAGCCGAACGGTTAATCGGCAAGCTACAGGACCAGATGAACAAGATTGCCGAGGCGTCGACCTCGACCGCAGCCAAAGCGGCCTCGCGCCAGAACGGAGGTGCCCGATGA
- a CDS encoding site-specific integrase, with the protein MSPSAFTVSRFINPNGITSWRVDGRINGLRIRKNFKTRAEAGAEKASLEAKAAQTEAGVRTALTRLTDEQLHDAETVFRRLSEAPKSLVFYVDFALANYRAPDREQTLAEAVAAYIAFKTREHDQNLLSISQHHHIRRQLEVLMKSFPGVLVSQLTTLQLTEVCQRGNACPKTINNRRGILHTFFKFAFQKDWVATNPVEKMPHHRIAHRRGSAKTLSAEQAAKLMHHVEQIDGGVMVPFFALALFAGIRPCVRNGEIMKLQADHVRLDTGVILIEPEVSKVRMKRNVTIQPNLAAWLTAYPLDRFPIIPKNLKNSRAVVAKSFDLSHDIMRHTFISMHVAKYRSMGEAALQAGNSESIIRKHYLDLKTPAEAEQFFGILPTPVPATAAIPLPIAA; encoded by the coding sequence ATGTCCCCGTCCGCATTCACCGTTAGCCGCTTCATAAATCCCAACGGCATCACCTCTTGGCGAGTCGATGGCCGCATCAACGGTCTTCGCATTCGCAAGAACTTCAAAACCCGTGCCGAGGCCGGAGCCGAAAAGGCATCCCTCGAAGCCAAGGCCGCTCAAACCGAGGCAGGCGTTCGCACTGCTTTAACACGCCTGACCGACGAGCAGCTCCATGACGCCGAAACCGTCTTTCGCCGCCTTTCAGAGGCCCCTAAGTCTCTAGTGTTTTACGTCGATTTCGCCTTGGCCAACTACCGTGCGCCTGATCGCGAACAAACCCTAGCCGAAGCTGTAGCCGCCTACATCGCTTTTAAGACACGGGAGCATGACCAGAATCTGCTCTCGATCTCCCAACACCACCACATCCGCCGCCAACTGGAAGTTCTCATGAAAAGCTTTCCGGGCGTGCTTGTTTCCCAACTCACCACCCTGCAACTCACCGAGGTTTGTCAGCGTGGCAACGCCTGCCCCAAAACGATCAATAATCGCAGAGGTATCCTGCATACCTTTTTTAAGTTCGCCTTCCAGAAGGACTGGGTCGCCACCAATCCGGTCGAAAAGATGCCCCACCACCGCATCGCTCACCGGCGAGGTTCTGCCAAAACCCTTAGCGCCGAGCAAGCCGCCAAGCTCATGCACCACGTTGAGCAGATTGACGGCGGTGTCATGGTGCCGTTCTTCGCCTTGGCGCTGTTTGCCGGCATCCGCCCCTGCGTACGGAATGGCGAAATCATGAAGCTCCAAGCCGACCATGTCCGTCTCGATACCGGCGTCATCCTGATCGAGCCCGAAGTGTCCAAGGTGCGCATGAAGCGCAACGTAACCATCCAGCCCAACCTCGCGGCTTGGCTGACCGCCTACCCGCTCGATCGCTTCCCCATCATCCCGAAAAACCTTAAAAATAGCCGCGCCGTTGTGGCCAAATCCTTCGACCTGTCCCACGACATCATGCGGCACACGTTCATTTCCATGCACGTCGCCAAATACCGATCGATGGGCGAGGCAGCACTCCAGGCGGGCAACTCAGAGAGCATCATCCGCAAGCACTACCTCGACCTCAAAACCCCTGCCGAGGCCGAGCAGTTCTTCGGAATCCTGCCGACGCCGGTCCCCGCCACCGCCGCGATCCCCTTACCCATCGCCGCCTAG